ctttgtgcatcatgtcatggaatatggtagtcatggctctcatgtaagttgtccctgcattcttcaaaccaaatggcatgaccctataataataagttccccatggagtagtgaaggcggtcttttctgcatcttcttcatccatcagaatttggtgatacccagcataacaatccacaaaagattgaatctcatgtttagcacaattgtcaacaaggatatgaatgttgggtaagggaaagttgtcctttggacttgtttgtttaaatccctatagtcaacacaaactctgattttgccatccttctttggcactggcacaacatttgctaaccatgtGGTATATCGGATGACCCTGATGacatttgcacttagttgctttGTGATTTCCTCTTTAATCTTATCACCCATGTATGTCttaaacttcctttgtttttgTTGGATTGGTGAAAAATTAGGGtatgtgggaagcttatgaaccacaAAATCAgcactcaaacccggcatgtcatTATACGACCCAACAAATACATCTCTGTACTCgaacaaaacttgaattatggcatctctcgtcttttcttcaatataaatgcttatttttatttctctagtttcttcaggacttcccaggttaattgcctcagtttcatTTAAATTAGGcctaggcttattctcaaattgatccaatttCTTTTTATCTCcttaaaagcctcatcttcatcatactcaacttcttgattcattatttcgagattagacagctttttaagatctgggcatcaattccgcatgcatgtcatgtttttAAAGCCAGCGTTAACAAAAttgaaaatgataagaaattaacaaaaattagggaAAGGAAAAGACAGAATTTTACTATGAAACTGGAACTTCATttaattgaatttgaaaggatagaagggttaacatcaaagcaaagcaattaaactaaaatatctggattacaacccttaaaataatccaaatacagaaaaaGCAACAAAACAGACTACCGAGACTCTTTCCTGATgggaagaggagttgcttcccagttgttgAGCGAGGTATCAAGACCAATCAATTGAACACTTGCACGGCTAGGGCCCTCACCAACTTGAATCATATTGATCTTATAGAACATCTCCTTGAGATCCTGGCAAACTTCATCAATGTCATTCTAAGTAGAgggattttggacttcttcaaattgtggcttgacaaaagagtaggcaatgtgagggattggTTTGGACAAATTCCAACCATTCTTTTTGCGGGCTTTGGCTCTGTCTATGTTAGTTGATTTTGGTTTAAAATCCAAGCCAAAGGTATCTTTCTTCGAAAAAGGAGCAATAGGGTTCACAATTCCATGCAGAGAGGATCCTAATCCTTTTCCTGGTTCATAGCCGTTCCTCAACATCAGCGCAGCTACCATCATGGATGTGGCTGAAAGACGGGGATGCAgaattggttttccttcttccacttggtCAACCTCAATCACCTCAAAAGCTTGATATATGATGGATTCACACCCTTCCTTGGCCTCGATACATGGAAGGGACGGGTCTTTATAGACGGATGGGTCGTCTTCCCCATGAACAACAATTTCTTGCCTGTCATActcgaatttgaccatttgatgtaggGTGGATGGTATAGCTCTGGCCATATGGATCCACGACCTTCCCAGAAGAAAATTATAGGAAGTCTCCATATCCAacacttgaaagacaatgttaaaatcaacTGGGCCGATTGTCATGGTGAGTTCAATTTCCCCAATATTGTCTctttttgaaccatcaaaagctctgaTGCTGACACTACTAATCCAAATTCTGTTAGTGTCAATGTTCAGCTATTGTAGAGTAGAaagagggcatacatctacacttgagcctccgtCAATCATGACTCACTTTACGTAGTGCCCTTCACATTTCACCATAAGATGCAAAGCTCTATTGTGCCCAGCTCCTTCCTCAGGAAAATCATCATCGctgaaagtaattctatttacttcaaagaatctttcagTAATTTTTTCTAACTGATTCACCGTTGTCTTTTCTAAGACATATGCCTCGCTCGGAGTTTTGATCAACACATGGCGATTCACTTCCGAGTGCAGAAGCAGAGATAATaaagatatctgagcaggagttttccttagttggtcaatgattgagtagtcttgcattttcatcttcttAAGGAATTCCTCCGCATCTTTTTCTGCCACAGGTTCTTTCACTGGCAAGTGATTTTCCCTGGCTTGCTTAGATTTTCTCAATTCCTCTAGCGAGTAGCACCTTCCATAGCGGGTCAAGCCCCCATTTCATTTGTTTCTTTaactatctcttttcctttgtaTGTCATGACAGTCTTGTTATAATTCCAGGGAATAGTTTTTGTGTTTGTTACT
The DNA window shown above is from Nicotiana tomentosiformis chromosome 8, ASM39032v3, whole genome shotgun sequence and carries:
- the LOC138897931 gene encoding uncharacterized protein translates to MAQDFIQQFQYNIDIVPDRSSLINIKNKPTESFREYAIKWREEAAKVKPPMKEAEIIDYFLQAPDPDYLHYMLAAMRKPFTESIKIGEIVENCIKSGKIVSQAALKLTTQAIQSGSGSFRNRKKKEEGCMMASGFGGVQRGVSPSYVQFQQGQSNSPQHYYPPQGPRYSVPPQQYTVFNAQAYARSPNHQQWRAPIPQGSRQLRPNFQAPYNPRPGQEYMREQEPKKEFTLIGESYTSLFRKLMQLRLIEPIMPRYVNPNSNVFLLKCKMCYSLEELRKSKQARENHLPVKEPVAEKDAEEFLKKMKMQDYSIIDQLRKTPAQISLLSLLLHSEVNRHVLIKTPSEAYVLEKTTVNQLEKITERFFEVNRITFSDDDFPEEGAGHNRALHLMVKCEGHYVKIWISSVSIRAFDGSKRDNIGEIELTMTIGPVDFNIVFQVLDMETSYNFLLGRSWIHMARAIPSTLHQMVKFEYDRQEIVVHGEDDPSVYKDPSLPCIEAKEGCESIIYQAFEVIEVDQVEEGKPILHPRLSATSMMVAALMLRNGYEPGKGLGSSLHGIVNPIAPFSKKDTFGLDFKPKSTNIDRAKARKKNGWNLSKPIPHIAYSFVKPQFEEVQNPST